A genomic window from Microbacterium sp. ET2 includes:
- the miaA gene encoding tRNA (adenosine(37)-N6)-dimethylallyltransferase MiaA has protein sequence MKTATDASPPDRASAEGPRLWSVIGATGTGKSAFALDLVEALRAAGRDAEVVGADAMQLYRGMDIGTAKIPAGERRGIPHHLLDVLDVTDDAAVAWYQSAAREVIVSLHARGADAVLVGGSGLYVSAVLFDFRFPPRDEALREHLEAELDRAGPVALYDRLRSADPAAAARIDPRNTRRIVRALEVIGQGNSTHGGALPATQTLWHPRTRLLGLQRDRSELVGTLDRRVERMWDEGLLDEVADLRRAGLEQGTTAPRAIGYAQALAEVRGEIDRREAISQTQVLTRRYARRQVSWFRRYEGVTWMDGATAGESLAGSVV, from the coding sequence GTGAAGACCGCGACCGACGCCTCCCCGCCCGACCGGGCGAGTGCCGAAGGCCCTCGGCTGTGGAGTGTCATCGGTGCGACGGGCACCGGCAAGTCGGCATTCGCGCTCGACCTGGTGGAGGCGCTGCGCGCTGCAGGTCGTGACGCGGAGGTCGTCGGAGCGGACGCGATGCAGCTGTACCGCGGCATGGACATCGGAACCGCCAAGATCCCCGCGGGGGAGCGGCGCGGCATCCCGCATCACCTGCTCGACGTGCTCGACGTCACCGACGACGCAGCCGTTGCCTGGTACCAGTCCGCGGCACGTGAGGTCATCGTTTCCCTCCACGCGCGGGGCGCGGATGCAGTCCTGGTCGGCGGATCGGGGCTCTACGTCTCGGCGGTCCTGTTCGACTTCCGTTTCCCGCCACGCGATGAGGCGCTACGGGAGCACCTCGAGGCCGAGCTCGACCGGGCCGGACCGGTCGCGCTGTACGACCGACTGCGGAGCGCAGACCCGGCAGCCGCCGCCCGGATAGACCCGCGCAACACGCGGCGGATCGTCCGAGCCCTCGAGGTGATTGGCCAGGGGAACAGCACGCACGGCGGCGCGCTTCCTGCGACGCAGACCCTCTGGCATCCCCGCACCAGGCTCCTCGGTCTCCAGCGCGACCGTAGCGAACTCGTCGGCACCCTCGACCGCCGGGTCGAGCGGATGTGGGATGAGGGCCTGCTGGACGAGGTGGCGGATCTCCGTCGCGCGGGTCTCGAGCAGGGCACCACGGCGCCGCGGGCCATCGGCTACGCACAGGCCCTGGCAGAGGTACGCGGTGAGATCGACCGCCGCGAGGCGATCTCACAGACGCAGGTGCTCACGCGTCGCTACGCCCGGCGCCAGGTGTCGTGGTTCCGACGATACGAGGGGGTCACGTGGATGGACGGCGCGACGGCGGGGGAGAGTCTGGCAGGCTCGGTGGTATGA
- a CDS encoding GNAT family acetyltransferase, whose protein sequence is MSLQIRSFAPGDTDAVVLLWQSTGLTRPWNNPYQDISRKLRVQPELFLVAVDDDDRVVGTVMAGYDGHRGWLYYLASDPHRRGEGIARGLVERAEELLLDMGCPKVQLMVRPENGVAQGFYEALGFEHFDTWATGKRLIED, encoded by the coding sequence ATGAGCCTGCAGATCCGGTCCTTCGCTCCTGGCGACACCGACGCGGTCGTCCTCCTGTGGCAGTCCACCGGTCTCACCCGGCCGTGGAACAACCCGTACCAGGACATCAGCCGGAAGCTGAGGGTTCAGCCCGAGCTCTTCCTCGTCGCGGTCGACGACGACGATCGCGTCGTCGGAACGGTCATGGCCGGCTACGACGGTCATCGCGGCTGGCTCTACTACCTCGCGAGCGACCCGCACCGCCGCGGCGAGGGCATCGCCCGAGGCCTGGTCGAGCGGGCCGAGGAGCTTCTCCTGGACATGGGATGCCCGAAGGTGCAGCTGATGGTGAGGCCCGAGAACGGGGTCGCCCAGGGCTTCTACGAGGCCCTCGGTTTCGAGCACTTCGACACCTGGGCGACGGGGAAGCGTCTGATCGAAGACTGA
- the dapF gene encoding diaminopimelate epimerase, which produces MPHAVPFTKGHGTGNDFVIVEDPDGRLDLSDDQVAVLCDRRFGIGADGILRVVRSASLPEGAATADAEWFMDYRNADGSAAEMCGNGIRVFARYLEDAGLAHFDGPLAIGTRAGVRTLTRSELGYEVDLGEWSVDPEETLVRARGLDIPRPGLGIDVGNPHVVVALQSESELEKLDLGVRPMLHPDPPAGANIEFVVPADPLVRDGMGIVRMRVFERGVGETLSCGTGVAATALAVRHWAGRGAPDRWSVQVPGGTLAVRVVEGRVLLSGPAALVFTGEITLA; this is translated from the coding sequence ATGCCTCATGCGGTGCCGTTCACGAAGGGCCACGGCACGGGAAACGACTTCGTCATCGTCGAAGATCCCGACGGCCGGCTCGATCTCTCGGATGACCAGGTGGCGGTCCTGTGCGACCGCCGCTTCGGCATCGGTGCGGACGGCATCCTGCGCGTCGTCCGCAGCGCATCCCTTCCCGAGGGGGCTGCGACCGCCGATGCGGAGTGGTTCATGGACTATCGCAACGCCGATGGCTCGGCGGCGGAGATGTGCGGCAACGGCATTCGCGTGTTCGCGCGCTATCTCGAAGACGCCGGTCTCGCGCACTTCGACGGCCCCCTGGCCATCGGGACGAGAGCAGGGGTGAGGACGCTCACGCGCAGCGAGCTGGGCTACGAGGTAGACCTCGGGGAGTGGTCGGTGGACCCCGAGGAGACCCTCGTGCGCGCACGGGGACTGGACATTCCGCGGCCGGGGCTCGGCATCGACGTCGGTAATCCGCACGTCGTGGTGGCGCTGCAGTCCGAGAGCGAGCTCGAGAAACTGGATCTCGGCGTTCGCCCGATGCTTCACCCCGACCCACCTGCGGGCGCGAACATCGAGTTCGTCGTCCCTGCAGACCCGCTCGTGCGCGACGGGATGGGGATCGTCCGGATGCGGGTGTTCGAACGGGGAGTGGGAGAGACGCTCAGCTGCGGCACCGGGGTCGCCGCGACCGCGCTCGCCGTGCGGCATTGGGCCGGCCGGGGTGCACCTGATCGCTGGAGCGTCCAGGTGCCCGGTGGCACGCTGGCCGTGCGGGTCGTGGAGGGGCGGGTTCTGCTGTCGGGTCCTGCCGCGCTGGTCTTCACCGGCGAGATCACCCTCGCCTGA
- a CDS encoding class I SAM-dependent methyltransferase — translation MGSDHYFSASPASPENLRRIRVVLAGQEVEVTTAGGVFSPDRLDGGTSVLLANTPPSPPGGNLLDLGCGWGPIALSLAMTSPHATVWAVDVNERALDLVRRNAHSLGLDNVNAATPDGVPDDIGFRTIRSNPPIRVGKSELHGLLERWIPRLDERSDAWLVVQRNLGSDSLQRWLAATLDPGFSVHRAATGRGFRVIRVRRHGTPPTGPIALP, via the coding sequence ATGGGGAGCGACCACTACTTCAGCGCGTCGCCCGCAAGCCCCGAGAATCTGCGTCGGATACGCGTGGTGCTCGCCGGCCAGGAGGTGGAGGTCACCACCGCGGGAGGTGTGTTCAGCCCCGACCGCCTGGACGGTGGAACCTCGGTTCTGCTGGCCAACACGCCGCCCTCACCGCCGGGCGGCAATCTGCTCGATCTCGGGTGCGGGTGGGGGCCGATCGCGTTGTCTCTCGCGATGACCTCGCCTCACGCGACCGTATGGGCGGTCGATGTCAACGAACGGGCCCTGGACCTGGTGCGCCGCAACGCCCATTCCCTGGGGCTCGACAATGTCAACGCCGCGACGCCCGACGGTGTTCCCGATGACATCGGCTTCCGCACCATCCGCTCCAACCCCCCGATCCGGGTCGGGAAATCCGAGCTCCACGGTCTGTTGGAGCGGTGGATTCCCCGGCTCGACGAACGGTCCGATGCCTGGCTCGTCGTCCAGCGCAATCTCGGCTCGGATTCACTGCAGCGATGGCTGGCAGCGACGCTCGACCCGGGGTTCTCCGTGCATCGGGCCGCCACCGGGCGGGGGTTCCGCGTCATCCGGGTGCGCCGCCACGGCACACCGCCGACCGGACCGATCGCGCTCCCCTGA
- the hflX gene encoding GTPase HflX: protein MTEQTPTGDAVDPVDRVLARAETRSGARATTFPDAGSRTLAPAQALQDASTVVSDDSDGDQWDREERAALRRVPGLSTELEDVTEVEYRQLRLENVVLVGVHPQGEQEEAENSLRELAALAETAGAVVLDGVLQRRPNPDPATYVGRGKAEELRDIVAAAGADTVVADAELAPSQRRALEDVVKVKVIDRTAVILDIFSQHAKSREGKAQVELAQLEYLLPRLRGWGESMSRQAGGQVGAAGAGMGSRGPGETKIELDRRRIRTRMAHLRRQIRQFAPARDAKRAERKRNTIPSVAIAGYTNAGKSSLLNRLTRAGVLVENALFATLDATVRRSETSDSRVYTISDTVGFVRNLPHQLVEAFRSTLEEVGGADVIVHVVDGAHPDPGAQLQTVRDVIGDVGARDTREIVVFNKADLVDDDTRLVLRGLAPDAHFVSSRTGEGIDDLRMAIEDALPLPAVEMQAVVPYDRGDLVSAAHDSGLILAEEHRAEGTYLHAHVGERLAAELAPFRI from the coding sequence ATGACAGAACAGACCCCCACCGGCGACGCCGTCGACCCGGTCGACCGCGTGCTGGCGCGCGCGGAGACCCGCAGCGGCGCTCGAGCCACCACCTTCCCCGACGCAGGATCCCGCACCCTGGCTCCTGCCCAGGCGCTTCAGGACGCCTCGACGGTCGTCTCCGACGATTCTGACGGCGACCAGTGGGATCGCGAGGAGCGGGCGGCGCTGCGCCGCGTACCCGGGCTCTCGACCGAGCTCGAGGACGTCACCGAGGTCGAATACCGTCAGCTGAGACTGGAGAACGTCGTGCTGGTGGGCGTGCACCCCCAGGGCGAACAGGAGGAGGCGGAGAATTCGCTGCGCGAACTGGCCGCCCTCGCCGAGACGGCGGGCGCCGTCGTGCTCGACGGTGTGCTCCAGCGTCGTCCGAACCCCGACCCGGCGACCTATGTCGGACGCGGCAAGGCTGAAGAGCTGCGCGACATCGTCGCCGCCGCCGGGGCGGACACCGTCGTCGCCGACGCCGAGCTGGCCCCCAGTCAGCGGCGTGCGCTCGAAGACGTCGTGAAGGTGAAGGTGATCGATCGCACCGCCGTCATCCTCGACATCTTCAGCCAGCACGCCAAGAGCCGCGAAGGCAAGGCCCAGGTCGAACTCGCCCAACTCGAATACCTCCTCCCGCGCCTGCGCGGGTGGGGTGAGTCGATGAGCCGCCAGGCGGGCGGCCAGGTGGGTGCTGCGGGTGCCGGGATGGGGTCGCGTGGCCCGGGTGAGACGAAGATCGAACTGGACCGACGCCGTATCCGCACGCGGATGGCGCACCTCCGGCGCCAGATCCGTCAGTTCGCCCCTGCGCGCGATGCCAAGCGCGCCGAGCGCAAACGGAACACCATCCCGTCGGTGGCGATCGCGGGATACACCAACGCCGGGAAGTCCAGTCTGCTCAACAGGCTCACACGCGCCGGCGTTCTCGTCGAGAACGCGCTGTTCGCGACGCTGGATGCCACGGTGCGCCGCTCCGAGACATCCGACAGCCGGGTCTACACGATCTCCGACACCGTCGGGTTCGTCCGGAACCTCCCGCACCAGCTCGTCGAGGCTTTCCGCTCGACGCTGGAAGAGGTCGGAGGCGCCGATGTGATCGTGCACGTCGTCGACGGTGCGCACCCCGATCCCGGGGCGCAGCTGCAGACCGTGCGGGATGTGATCGGCGATGTCGGTGCGCGCGATACGCGCGAGATCGTGGTGTTCAACAAGGCCGACCTCGTCGACGACGACACCCGACTGGTGCTTCGGGGCCTCGCGCCCGACGCCCACTTCGTGTCCTCGCGCACCGGCGAGGGGATCGACGACCTGCGGATGGCGATCGAAGACGCCCTCCCGCTTCCCGCCGTGGAGATGCAGGCTGTGGTTCCGTATGACCGCGGTGACCTGGTGTCAGCCGCACACGACTCCGGTCTCATCCTCGCCGAGGAGCACCGCGCGGAGGGAACGTACCTCCACGCGCACGTCGGTGAACGACTCGCCGCCGAACTCGCGCCGTTCCGCATCTGA
- a CDS encoding S9 family peptidase, with amino-acid sequence MVEPLPPDSASAPARTLPFGTWPSRITADAVAAASPRLDGARFVGDEVWWAETVPEEQGRTTVRRSPRASGTGSRIDTLLPAPWNVRSRVHEYGGGAWSVTPDGGLVFVEKSDQRVWLLTPGSTPTPLTPTVPEQALGGLRVSEGRLLAVREVLGASVSHDIVEIPLDGSAADDIDRVTSLTAGSDFVAQPTLSPDGSALAWLAWNHPHMPWDRAEVRVRRLDDADPAGRRVAGGTSAALQPEWTADGALLYVDDANGYWNLHRLASPGDRPHAIAPDERDTGGPLWVLGSRWFAPLGDAVVAVRTRGRDELVHISSGGVVTAIPIPAVGGLLVEDADGTDVLVSGSPEDAPPGLWRVDLSEPSRPGVHLLTGGRWKDDDVSPWVPRPRQFAIDGRHGVVHAVDFPPTHPQVQGPPDALPPYVVLVHGGPTAHAPGVVSPKTLFLTSRGIGVIEVNYGGSSGFGRDYRERLRGQWGVVDVDDVVDIARSLAADGTADPARIAIAGGSAGGWTVLGALVASDAFSAGISRYGVADARLLAAETHDFEARYLDGLIGPLPDSEAVYLERSPLTHAHRIQVPVLLLQGADDAVVPPSQSEAIRDALRAGGVPHAYVLYPGEGHGFRRSETVVDMVRSELAFLGAAFGFPPDDVPPLDLDPNG; translated from the coding sequence ATGGTCGAGCCTCTCCCCCCCGACTCCGCGTCCGCCCCGGCCCGCACGCTCCCGTTCGGCACCTGGCCCTCCCGTATCACAGCGGATGCCGTGGCAGCCGCGTCGCCGCGGCTGGACGGCGCTCGGTTCGTCGGAGATGAGGTCTGGTGGGCCGAGACGGTCCCGGAAGAGCAGGGGCGGACGACCGTCCGGCGTTCACCCCGGGCGTCCGGGACGGGCTCCCGGATCGACACGCTGCTTCCCGCTCCCTGGAACGTCCGCTCGCGTGTGCACGAGTATGGCGGCGGAGCGTGGAGCGTCACACCGGACGGCGGGCTGGTCTTCGTGGAGAAGTCGGATCAGCGGGTGTGGCTCCTCACTCCCGGATCGACGCCCACGCCGCTGACCCCCACCGTGCCGGAACAGGCACTCGGAGGTCTCCGTGTGTCCGAGGGGCGGCTGCTCGCAGTCCGAGAGGTCCTCGGCGCGTCGGTGAGCCACGACATCGTCGAGATCCCTCTGGACGGGTCCGCCGCAGACGACATCGACCGCGTGACCTCGTTGACGGCGGGGAGCGACTTCGTTGCGCAGCCCACGCTCTCCCCCGACGGATCCGCACTCGCGTGGCTGGCGTGGAACCACCCCCACATGCCCTGGGACCGAGCCGAGGTGAGAGTACGCCGGCTCGACGACGCAGACCCGGCGGGGCGTCGCGTCGCCGGAGGCACCTCCGCCGCTCTCCAGCCCGAATGGACGGCCGACGGCGCCCTGCTGTACGTCGACGACGCGAACGGGTACTGGAACCTTCACCGTCTCGCTTCCCCGGGCGACCGACCGCACGCGATCGCCCCGGATGAGCGCGACACCGGAGGTCCGCTGTGGGTGCTCGGATCACGGTGGTTCGCGCCGCTCGGCGACGCCGTCGTGGCGGTGCGCACACGCGGCCGGGACGAGCTCGTCCACATCTCCTCGGGCGGCGTGGTCACCGCCATCCCGATTCCTGCGGTCGGTGGCCTCCTGGTGGAGGATGCCGACGGCACGGACGTCCTGGTGTCCGGAAGCCCGGAGGACGCTCCACCCGGGCTCTGGCGCGTCGATCTGAGCGAGCCGTCCCGCCCGGGCGTCCACCTCCTCACCGGCGGACGCTGGAAGGACGACGACGTCTCCCCTTGGGTGCCCCGCCCTAGACAGTTCGCCATCGATGGACGCCACGGGGTCGTCCACGCGGTCGATTTCCCCCCGACCCACCCTCAGGTGCAGGGACCGCCCGACGCCCTTCCGCCGTACGTCGTGCTCGTCCACGGCGGCCCGACCGCCCACGCACCCGGAGTGGTGAGCCCCAAGACGCTCTTCCTGACGTCGCGTGGGATCGGCGTCATCGAGGTCAACTACGGAGGCTCCAGTGGGTTCGGCCGCGACTATCGCGAACGACTGCGCGGCCAGTGGGGCGTCGTCGATGTCGACGACGTCGTCGACATCGCCCGATCCCTCGCCGCCGACGGCACCGCAGACCCCGCCCGGATCGCGATCGCCGGTGGATCGGCAGGCGGCTGGACGGTGCTCGGAGCGCTCGTCGCCTCCGACGCGTTCAGCGCCGGCATCTCGCGATACGGCGTCGCCGATGCCCGGCTGCTCGCGGCCGAGACCCACGACTTCGAAGCGCGCTACCTCGACGGCCTCATCGGGCCACTGCCCGACAGCGAGGCGGTCTACCTGGAGCGGTCACCACTGACCCACGCCCACCGCATCCAGGTCCCCGTCCTGCTCCTCCAGGGGGCGGATGACGCCGTCGTCCCACCCTCGCAATCAGAGGCCATCCGCGACGCACTGCGAGCCGGAGGCGTGCCGCACGCCTACGTCCTCTACCCGGGTGAAGGGCACGGCTTCCGGCGGAGCGAGACCGTCGTCGACATGGTCCGCTCGGAGCTGGCCTTCCTGGGCGCCGCCTTCGGTTTCCCGCCGGACGATGTCCCGCCACTCGACCTCGATCCGAACGGCTGA
- the lexA gene encoding transcriptional repressor LexA — MSEPNTKPQTRRRKSLSDKQMAILEVIQRSIARHGYPPSMREIGDAVGLKSLSSVTHQLNQLELSGYLRRDPGKTRAMEVLIDLPGTAAENPADRTPAVGDAALVPLVGRIAAGVPITADQQVEEVFPLPRQLVGKGELFMLKVAGDSMIDAAICDGDWVVVRAQGTAENGEIVAAMLDGEATVKTFRQRDGHTWLLPRNTAFEPILGDEAIILGKVVAILRAV, encoded by the coding sequence ATGAGCGAGCCGAACACCAAGCCGCAGACGCGGCGTCGCAAGAGCCTGAGCGACAAGCAGATGGCCATCCTCGAGGTGATCCAGCGCTCGATCGCCCGCCACGGCTATCCGCCGAGCATGCGCGAGATCGGCGACGCCGTCGGCCTGAAGTCGCTGTCCAGCGTCACCCATCAGCTCAACCAGCTCGAGTTGAGCGGATACCTCCGGCGCGACCCGGGCAAGACCCGGGCCATGGAGGTGCTCATCGACCTCCCCGGTACCGCTGCGGAGAACCCCGCCGATCGGACCCCCGCCGTGGGCGACGCCGCCCTCGTCCCGCTGGTGGGGCGCATCGCCGCCGGCGTGCCGATCACGGCGGATCAGCAGGTCGAGGAGGTCTTCCCCCTCCCCCGCCAGCTCGTCGGCAAGGGCGAGCTGTTCATGCTGAAGGTCGCGGGTGACTCGATGATCGACGCGGCCATCTGCGACGGCGACTGGGTCGTCGTGCGTGCGCAGGGCACGGCCGAGAACGGGGAGATCGTCGCCGCCATGCTCGACGGCGAAGCGACCGTCAAGACCTTCCGTCAGCGCGACGGCCACACCTGGCTGCTCCCCCGCAACACCGCCTTCGAGCCCATCCTGGGTGACGAGGCGATCATCCTGGGCAAGGTCGTGGCGATCCTCCGCGCGGTCTGA
- a CDS encoding LysM peptidoglycan-binding domain-containing protein translates to MSAITISTGTMPGAMTGTAAGAGTAATRLRLTARGRRVLLSLAALPAVVALSAAMISGGSALATRADGAPAGSFDTVTVQAGDSLWAIAERVAPAADPRDVVAAFSRLNGLEAGLVSAGQQLAIPAEYAD, encoded by the coding sequence ATGAGCGCGATCACGATTTCGACGGGCACCATGCCTGGGGCGATGACGGGCACGGCGGCCGGCGCCGGCACAGCCGCAACGCGGCTGCGGCTGACCGCGCGCGGACGCCGTGTCCTTCTGTCTCTCGCCGCGCTCCCTGCCGTCGTCGCGCTGAGCGCCGCGATGATCAGCGGTGGGTCGGCGCTCGCCACTCGCGCCGACGGTGCGCCGGCGGGGTCCTTCGACACCGTCACGGTGCAGGCGGGTGACTCTCTCTGGGCGATCGCCGAGCGAGTGGCCCCGGCGGCAGATCCGCGGGACGTGGTGGCGGCCTTCAGCCGTCTCAACGGCCTCGAGGCCGGTCTCGTGTCGGCCGGGCAGCAACTGGCGATCCCCGCGGAGTACGCCGACTGA
- a CDS encoding histidinol-phosphate transaminase: MGRVSATLDDLPIRDDLRGLIPYGAPQAQLPVALNVNENTHPVPAEVADDILDAVAIALREVNRYPDREFTRLREHLADYLGHGLVREQIWAANGSNEVLQHLLQAFAGPGRTAFGFAPTYSMYPLLTRGTGATWRAGSRAHDFTVSAESAAAQVAEAEPDVVFLCAPNNPTGTPLSLEVIEAVYDATRGIVIVDEAYVEFAPHDAPSAVTLLPGRPRLVVSRTMSKAFAFAGARVGYLAADPAVIDALRLVRLPYHLSALTQAAATAALQHAPTMLRMVDEIVTQRDRISATVSALGYEPYESWTNFVLFGGVSDPAATWQALYDRGVLIRDVGIPNHLRVTAGTDRETTAFLEALASIDSGA, from the coding sequence ATGGGAAGGGTGAGTGCGACGCTCGATGACCTCCCGATCCGCGACGACCTGAGGGGACTGATCCCCTACGGAGCGCCGCAGGCCCAGCTGCCGGTGGCGCTGAATGTCAACGAGAACACCCACCCCGTCCCCGCGGAGGTGGCCGACGACATCCTCGACGCCGTGGCCATCGCGCTGCGGGAGGTGAACCGCTATCCCGATCGCGAGTTCACCCGCCTGCGGGAGCACCTGGCCGACTATCTCGGCCACGGGCTCGTCCGGGAGCAGATCTGGGCGGCCAACGGATCGAACGAGGTCCTCCAGCATCTCCTGCAGGCGTTCGCCGGGCCGGGGCGTACCGCGTTCGGATTCGCCCCGACGTATTCGATGTATCCCCTGCTGACGCGGGGGACCGGTGCGACATGGCGGGCGGGGAGCCGCGCGCATGACTTCACGGTGTCAGCCGAGTCCGCTGCCGCCCAGGTGGCCGAGGCCGAACCCGATGTGGTGTTCCTGTGCGCACCGAACAATCCCACCGGGACGCCGCTGTCGCTCGAGGTCATCGAAGCGGTCTACGACGCGACCCGCGGCATCGTCATCGTCGACGAGGCCTACGTCGAGTTCGCCCCCCACGACGCCCCGTCCGCAGTGACGCTTCTGCCGGGCCGGCCGCGACTGGTCGTCTCGCGCACGATGAGCAAGGCGTTCGCCTTCGCCGGTGCGCGGGTGGGCTACCTCGCCGCCGATCCGGCCGTCATCGATGCTCTTCGCCTGGTGCGCCTGCCGTACCACCTGAGCGCGCTGACGCAGGCTGCGGCGACCGCCGCGCTGCAGCACGCCCCCACGATGCTGCGGATGGTGGATGAGATCGTCACGCAGCGCGACCGCATCTCGGCGACGGTGTCAGCTCTCGGCTACGAACCGTACGAGTCATGGACCAACTTCGTCCTCTTCGGGGGCGTATCCGACCCCGCGGCGACATGGCAGGCGCTCTACGACCGGGGCGTGCTCATCCGCGACGTCGGCATCCCGAATCACCTCCGTGTGACGGCCGGCACCGACCGGGAGACCACCGCCTTCTTGGAGGCGCTGGCGTCGATAGACTCGGGCGCATGA
- the hisB gene encoding imidazoleglycerol-phosphate dehydratase HisB: MTRPARTASLRRATSESTVEIELDLDGTGRSSIQTTVPFFDHMLTAFAKHSLTDLTVRAHGDTDIDAHHTVEDTAIVLGQAIRQALGDKAGISRYGDALVPLDEALARAVVDISGRPYLVHGGEPAGFELHLIGGHFTGSLVRHTFEALAVHGGLTLHLEVLSGRDPHHIAEAEYKAFARAFRAAKAWDALVDGIPSTKGAL; this comes from the coding sequence ATGACCCGTCCTGCGCGTACCGCGTCGCTTCGCCGTGCGACCAGCGAGTCCACCGTCGAGATCGAGCTCGATCTCGACGGCACCGGTCGAAGCAGCATCCAGACCACGGTTCCGTTCTTCGACCACATGCTCACAGCCTTCGCGAAGCACTCCTTGACCGATCTCACCGTCCGCGCCCACGGCGACACCGACATCGACGCGCACCACACTGTCGAGGACACCGCGATCGTGCTCGGCCAGGCCATCCGTCAGGCCCTCGGCGACAAGGCCGGGATCTCCCGATACGGCGATGCCCTGGTGCCGCTGGACGAGGCGCTCGCGCGTGCGGTCGTCGACATCAGCGGACGGCCCTACCTCGTGCACGGGGGCGAGCCTGCAGGGTTCGAGCTCCACCTCATCGGCGGCCACTTCACCGGCTCGCTGGTCCGGCACACCTTCGAGGCCCTCGCCGTCCACGGCGGACTCACCCTCCACCTCGAGGTGCTGAGTGGGCGCGATCCCCACCACATCGCCGAGGCCGAGTACAAGGCGTTCGCTCGCGCGTTCCGAGCGGCCAAGGCGTGGGACGCCCTGGTCGACGGCATTCCCAGCACCAAGGGAGCTCTGTGA
- the hisH gene encoding imidazole glycerol phosphate synthase subunit HisH, with translation MSDRPVVAVLDYGSGNIHSAVKALVEAGADARLTADPGLVRDADGLVVPGVGAYRAVMEALRARRGDELIERRLAGGLPVLGICVGMQVLFEWGRERGVDTAGLGEWPGEVTQLDAPVLPHIGWNTVTPDPQSRLFAGLADERFYFVHSFAAKNWELEVHDPFPQPALTWTTYGEPFLAAVENGPLSATQFHPEKSGAAGIRLLANWITGLRRATL, from the coding sequence GTGAGCGATCGTCCGGTCGTCGCCGTCCTCGATTACGGGTCGGGCAACATCCACAGCGCCGTCAAGGCGCTCGTCGAAGCAGGCGCCGATGCCCGTCTGACCGCCGACCCCGGGCTGGTGCGCGACGCCGATGGACTCGTGGTACCGGGTGTCGGTGCTTATCGGGCTGTGATGGAAGCTCTTCGCGCCCGGCGGGGCGATGAGCTCATCGAACGTCGACTCGCCGGCGGGCTTCCCGTCCTCGGCATCTGCGTGGGCATGCAGGTCCTGTTCGAATGGGGCCGCGAGCGCGGCGTCGACACCGCGGGGCTCGGCGAGTGGCCGGGCGAGGTCACACAGCTCGACGCGCCCGTGCTCCCGCACATCGGGTGGAACACCGTCACTCCCGATCCGCAGAGTCGGTTGTTCGCCGGGCTCGCCGATGAGCGCTTCTACTTCGTGCATTCGTTCGCGGCGAAGAACTGGGAGCTCGAGGTTCACGACCCCTTCCCTCAGCCGGCGCTGACGTGGACGACCTACGGCGAACCGTTCCTTGCCGCCGTCGAGAACGGGCCGCTCTCGGCCACGCAGTTCCACCCCGAGAAATCGGGAGCGGCCGGCATCCGGCTGCTCGCCAATTGGATCACGGGCCTTCGCAGGGCTACCCTCTGA